The Serpentinimonas maccroryi genome has a segment encoding these proteins:
- a CDS encoding HesA/MoeB/ThiF family protein → MGTEFVGAATRWCVLLDNTYPFGRISFYPSSEGGITATFPHQSRNAPGKDRREWREGRLCLDMPLGGERRVVVVRDPVGDADQRLRWHTERALEWLDRAANDQLVAAGDPFELPDRPVRSWRHARVIHDESSASFTAWNGRVGSFGIVRLGTLKEIKGVLATQSFEDQRGDVVRGWSGRELGDLAMEQRVNGFWWLWPQPVVVRPWQAPETWRDIRRIAKTMNIDVDSMFRWLFPQLQGSKFSAILLLGYPMPRRLGEDASEVHWDSLLLPILDEAAGQPRGFRPNAHGWWHRDRCGNFADTVALKYLFTDNWSEDRLQARGRLPRSVRDCNITVLGVGALGSVVSELLVRAGAKNIALVDEDVLESGNINRHAATLADVGSSKVSVVAERLRQISPTVRVVEFSERLPSDTTAIEAQLDEYNIIIDCTSSDVALSTLERAWWSIPRTFASFSMGFGGRRLFSFGVSGNRFPHDEFIRSVRPWLEHESKVWADNDEVFEGAGCWSPLFPARYDDVVLAAAVCVKELEMLMAKMPSEPRFRVFAQTSTDDGFQGFAPESTPPAMERSAL, encoded by the coding sequence ATGGGCACCGAGTTCGTTGGTGCTGCGACACGATGGTGCGTTCTACTCGATAACACTTATCCCTTCGGGCGTATTTCGTTCTACCCGTCTTCCGAAGGTGGGATCACCGCGACTTTCCCACACCAGTCGCGGAACGCGCCGGGCAAGGATCGACGTGAGTGGCGAGAGGGACGCCTTTGCCTCGATATGCCTCTTGGCGGCGAACGGCGCGTGGTCGTCGTGCGCGATCCCGTTGGTGACGCTGACCAGCGTCTTCGATGGCATACCGAGCGAGCACTCGAGTGGCTGGACCGTGCGGCCAATGACCAGCTCGTCGCAGCGGGTGATCCCTTCGAACTGCCTGACCGTCCCGTGCGTAGCTGGCGCCACGCGCGCGTCATTCACGACGAGAGTTCAGCATCGTTTACTGCATGGAATGGGCGAGTGGGGAGCTTCGGAATTGTTCGGTTGGGTACGCTGAAGGAAATCAAAGGCGTCTTAGCAACCCAGAGCTTTGAGGATCAGCGCGGCGATGTCGTACGGGGGTGGTCAGGCCGGGAGCTCGGTGACCTAGCGATGGAACAGCGCGTGAACGGCTTCTGGTGGCTGTGGCCGCAGCCAGTTGTTGTTCGGCCTTGGCAGGCACCAGAAACGTGGCGCGACATCCGGCGAATCGCGAAGACGATGAATATCGACGTCGATTCGATGTTCCGATGGCTGTTTCCGCAGCTTCAAGGTTCGAAGTTCAGCGCCATCCTCTTGCTCGGGTATCCCATGCCTAGGCGCTTGGGAGAGGATGCCAGCGAGGTCCACTGGGATTCATTGCTACTTCCTATTCTCGATGAAGCGGCGGGGCAACCGCGTGGTTTCCGTCCAAACGCGCACGGCTGGTGGCATCGCGACCGCTGTGGAAACTTCGCAGACACCGTCGCGCTCAAGTACTTGTTTACCGACAACTGGAGCGAAGATCGCCTCCAAGCTCGAGGACGGCTGCCGCGCTCGGTTCGAGACTGCAACATCACGGTCCTCGGTGTCGGCGCGCTCGGGTCGGTTGTCAGCGAGCTGCTCGTCCGCGCTGGGGCAAAGAATATCGCACTGGTCGATGAGGATGTACTGGAGTCAGGCAATATCAACCGACACGCGGCAACTCTCGCAGACGTCGGCTCGTCCAAAGTGTCCGTTGTGGCAGAGCGGCTTCGGCAGATTTCGCCGACCGTTCGAGTCGTAGAGTTCAGCGAAAGGCTCCCCAGCGATACCACGGCCATTGAGGCGCAGCTAGACGAGTACAACATCATCATCGACTGCACGTCATCGGACGTGGCCTTGTCGACGCTCGAACGCGCTTGGTGGTCTATCCCTCGCACGTTCGCGTCGTTCTCCATGGGCTTCGGCGGGAGGCGCCTCTTCTCGTTCGGCGTGAGTGGCAACCGGTTTCCGCATGATGAATTCATCAGGAGCGTCCGTCCCTGGCTAGAACACGAGTCGAAGGTGTGGGCCGACAACGACGAGGTGTTTGAAGGGGCTGGCTGCTGGTCGCCGCTGTTTCCGGCTCGCTACGATGACGTCGTTCTCGCTGCGGCGGTTTGTGTGAAGGAGTTGGAGATGTTGATGGCGAAGATGCCGTCGGAGCCGCGCTTCCGCGTGTTCGCGCAGACGTCAACCGATGACGGCTTCCAGGGTTTCGCGCCCGAGAGTACGCCGCCCGCCATGGAGAGGTCAGCGTTATGA
- a CDS encoding helix-turn-helix domain-containing protein, producing the protein MTAEPWVSVDQIAEHLGVTRDSIYRWIDRKGLPAHRVGRLWKFQVSEVDDWVRAGGADEHAAPEGKGL; encoded by the coding sequence ATGACTGCTGAACCTTGGGTGTCCGTGGACCAGATCGCTGAGCATCTGGGTGTCACGCGCGACTCGATCTACCGCTGGATCGACCGCAAGGGGCTGCCAGCGCACCGCGTGGGTCGGTTGTGGAAGTTCCAGGTTTCCGAGGTGGATGACTGGGTGCGCGCCGGTGGTGCGGATGAGCATGCGGCTCCGGAAGGAAAGGGCTTGTGA
- a CDS encoding Mov34/MPN/PAD-1 family protein, with protein sequence MKTWKGRTADSTFAVELQASVLGVLDRYCRDAGSVETGGILIGCYSDDLTLAIVSEATPPPTDSKQSRFWFVRGVSGLREMLQARWRAKERTFYIGEWHFHPVNHVEPSSEDFGQMIEISRGREYDCKEPLLLILGASSYDGRRIFRAFVCPAEESPKEFLGR encoded by the coding sequence ATGAAGACCTGGAAAGGCAGGACTGCTGACAGCACGTTCGCGGTTGAGCTACAGGCGTCCGTTCTCGGCGTGCTCGATCGCTACTGTCGCGATGCTGGATCTGTGGAAACTGGTGGCATTCTGATCGGGTGCTATTCGGACGACCTTACGCTTGCGATAGTAAGTGAGGCAACACCGCCGCCAACAGATTCGAAGCAAAGTCGCTTTTGGTTCGTACGCGGCGTGAGTGGCCTACGAGAGATGCTTCAGGCTCGGTGGCGGGCCAAAGAGCGGACCTTCTACATCGGCGAATGGCATTTCCATCCTGTCAACCATGTGGAGCCTAGCAGCGAGGACTTTGGGCAGATGATCGAGATCAGTAGGGGCAGAGAGTACGACTGCAAGGAACCGCTGTTACTCATCCTAGGGGCCTCATCGTATGACGGGCGGCGAATATTTCGTGCGTTTGTTTGCCCGGCAGAGGAATCTCCGAAGGAATTTCTCGGGAGATGA
- a CDS encoding recombinase family protein, with protein sequence MKAPLLAAPKRCAVYCRVSSDERLDQSFNSIDAQKEAGHAFIKSQSHEGWIAVADDYDDGGYSGGSMDRPALRRLMADIQMGKVDLVVVYKIDRLSRSLADFARMVDVFDRHRVSFSAVTQQINSATSMGRLMLNVLLSFAQFEREVTGERIRDKIAASKAKGMWMGGPLPLGYDVDNRLLVVNETQAKLVRRIFDDFVTLRSSTLMAKAYGAAGVLTKGGKPFTKQAIYKVLHNRMYLGEIVHKGQGFPGQHQAIITQAQWDAVHALIATDGIERRRETNDRQREPVLLRGLLYTLDGERLVPSYTVKKGKTYRYYTPIKHRCFGAWASQHGALPALPIEELVSQQIVAALSAPHIVQSVWGRAQQIRPDLSEPQIVLPMRNLASLWRELFPTEQCRLAQLLIERVVMAEGGLEIIWRDQGWQQLAGELVPGTIGAELQEWEEAA encoded by the coding sequence ATGAAAGCGCCCCTGCTCGCAGCACCCAAACGCTGTGCGGTGTACTGCCGTGTTTCCAGCGACGAGCGCCTAGACCAGTCTTTCAACTCCATCGACGCGCAAAAGGAAGCCGGGCACGCTTTCATCAAGAGCCAGAGCCACGAGGGCTGGATTGCGGTGGCCGATGACTACGACGACGGCGGCTACTCTGGCGGCAGCATGGATCGGCCCGCGCTGCGCCGCCTGATGGCCGATATCCAGATGGGCAAGGTGGACCTTGTGGTGGTCTACAAGATCGACCGGCTGTCGCGCTCGCTGGCCGACTTCGCGCGCATGGTCGATGTGTTCGACCGCCACCGCGTCAGCTTCAGCGCCGTCACACAGCAGATCAATTCGGCCACGTCGATGGGCCGCTTGATGTTGAACGTGCTGCTGTCGTTTGCCCAGTTCGAGCGTGAAGTGACCGGCGAGCGCATCCGCGACAAGATCGCCGCCAGCAAAGCCAAGGGGATGTGGATGGGCGGGCCGCTGCCGCTGGGCTACGACGTTGATAACCGGTTGCTGGTCGTCAATGAAACGCAAGCCAAGCTGGTGCGCCGCATCTTCGACGACTTCGTGACCCTGCGCTCGTCTACGCTGATGGCCAAAGCCTACGGTGCAGCAGGGGTGCTCACCAAGGGCGGCAAACCCTTCACCAAGCAGGCGATCTACAAGGTGCTGCACAACCGGATGTACTTGGGCGAGATCGTGCACAAGGGGCAGGGCTTTCCGGGCCAGCATCAGGCCATCATCACTCAGGCGCAGTGGGACGCGGTGCACGCGCTGATCGCGACCGATGGCATCGAGCGGCGGCGCGAGACCAATGACCGCCAACGTGAACCGGTGTTGTTGCGCGGCCTGCTGTACACGCTCGATGGCGAACGGCTGGTGCCCAGCTACACGGTCAAGAAGGGCAAGACCTACCGCTACTACACCCCGATCAAGCACCGGTGCTTTGGGGCATGGGCCAGCCAGCACGGCGCGCTGCCGGCGCTGCCCATCGAGGAATTGGTGAGCCAGCAGATCGTGGCGGCGCTGTCGGCCCCGCACATCGTCCAGTCGGTGTGGGGCAGGGCGCAGCAAATCCGTCCAGACCTGAGCGAGCCGCAAATCGTGCTGCCGATGCGCAACCTCGCCAGCCTGTGGCGGGAGCTGTTTCCGACCGAGCAATGCCGGCTGGCGCAGTTGCTGATCGAGCGCGTGGTGATGGCCGAGGGTGGACTGGAGATCATCTGGCGCGATCAGGGCTGGCAGCAACTGGCCGGTGAGCTGGTGCCCGGCACCATCGGCGCAGAGTTGCAAGAGTGGGAGGAAGCGGCATGA
- a CDS encoding DNA-binding protein, producing the protein MALTRDFKTTVAARVQNDPAFAQALLDEAITLFVNGEPESAKLILRDLVNATMGFEALAEEVHKPAKSLHRMLSQSGNPTMSNISAVFAAIKRALKVEVHTQIVLA; encoded by the coding sequence ATGGCACTGACCCGCGATTTCAAAACAACCGTGGCCGCGCGCGTGCAAAACGACCCGGCCTTTGCGCAAGCGCTTCTGGACGAGGCCATCACCTTGTTCGTCAATGGAGAACCCGAATCGGCCAAGCTGATCCTGCGCGACCTCGTCAACGCCACCATGGGCTTCGAGGCACTGGCCGAGGAAGTTCACAAGCCCGCCAAGAGCCTGCATCGGATGCTGTCGCAATCGGGCAACCCGACCATGAGCAACATCTCGGCGGTCTTTGCGGCCATCAAGCGCGCTCTGAAGGTCGAGGTTCACACCCAGATCGTGTTGGCCTGA
- a CDS encoding helix-turn-helix transcriptional regulator, which translates to MQNTLHELITPRTLAARWGLSQKTLERWRMNGNGPAFLKLGSRVLYRMADVSAHEAQRTRRCTAGQSISEGIWR; encoded by the coding sequence ATGCAAAACACGCTACACGAACTGATTACCCCGCGCACGCTGGCGGCCCGCTGGGGCCTTTCTCAAAAAACCCTCGAACGCTGGCGCATGAACGGCAACGGCCCCGCGTTTCTCAAGCTGGGCAGCCGTGTGCTGTACCGCATGGCCGATGTGTCGGCGCACGAGGCGCAGCGCACACGCCGTTGCACCGCAGGGCAATCCATCAGCGAAGGGATCTGGCGATGA
- a CDS encoding DUF2924 domain-containing protein, with product MGADQPNTIVAQLAKLPSMPMVELWVLWDQHFPRRPSHRNRNYVESRLAYRIQELAYGALPSNIRRMLVEAGAKHSKMKSPAGRSAQTLLMPGTTLIREWDEREHRVTVTPDGLYALDGQVFKSLSAAARHITGTRWNGPKFFGLRDDKVSAQ from the coding sequence ATGGGCGCAGATCAACCCAACACCATCGTTGCACAACTGGCCAAGTTGCCCTCGATGCCAATGGTCGAGCTCTGGGTGCTGTGGGATCAACACTTCCCACGGCGGCCTAGCCATCGCAACCGCAACTACGTGGAGTCGCGCTTGGCCTACCGCATCCAAGAGCTGGCCTACGGCGCGCTGCCCAGCAACATCCGCAGGATGCTGGTCGAAGCCGGCGCCAAGCACTCCAAGATGAAGTCGCCCGCCGGTCGCAGCGCGCAAACCTTGCTCATGCCCGGTACCACCCTGATCCGGGAGTGGGATGAACGCGAGCACCGCGTGACCGTCACGCCCGATGGTCTGTATGCCCTGGATGGTCAGGTGTTCAAAAGCCTGTCGGCGGCGGCGCGCCACATCACCGGCACGCGCTGGAACGGGCCCAAGTTCTTTGGTCTGCGCGACGACAAGGTGAGCGCTCAATGA
- a CDS encoding site-specific DNA-methyltransferase, producing the protein MSAIHDLIAQISDHRLRERLSAEWANAAKEKKFGLVFEDHLPELLPLHGAKPRKGDLVCRRQGALKDVWQIKSIHSGMATCVKPSNESHPSESTRAAAEPVQFPVDELLVVREFGEPIFPALVPVDAVANGPADAPWHTLIEADNYHALQLLDYLYAGKVDCIYIDPPYNTGARDWKYNNDYVDGNDGWRHSKWLAFMEKRLKLAKRLLKPDTGVLIVTIDEHEVHHLGMLLEREFPEAYRQLVTIVINPKGVTQGRFSRVEEYALFCFRNQAFVNSLGDDLLSPAKPGTNTTPRWKGLLRSGTNARRQDRHKMFFPVLIDTERNAIVGAGDYLPLDQTPDLDAKVDGFAAAWPIRMDGSFGNWGVGPESLRGLIKKGYVSLGGFDESRRTWGISYLSRKLQLQIESGAIRVVEFDKLRNVVSVEYAEERERQIKTVWHRSAHDAGAYGADILKSIFGEGRKFSFPKSLYATRDAVAAVVRDRPNALIVDFFAGSGTTLNAVNLLNATDGGSRRCILVTNNEVSAEEAAALTARGLHPGDAGWEAQGICRSVTWPRSKYTILGKRDDGSVLTGEYLTGKTVEREKARGFTQIGFVDPAQLDTLPKKKQVVALIDGLPQTLVKDPCPFIVSEDHKATVLFDPAAAEDWLEALDGQEHITDFYIVTPVKRVFDQLKAQVVELLGSILVPEEEKRPMSAGFASNLAYFKLDFLERERVSLRRAFHEILPLLWLKAGAVGPRPELKRGEPEPVLFAPECGNFVVLLDETRMGRLLKSLEGRTGLSQVFIVTDADESFKTMAQDVREVAGKANPSLAVVQLYRDYLLNFMINKNQDRAAGHTDTQGVRA; encoded by the coding sequence TTGTCTGCCATCCATGATCTGATCGCACAAATCAGCGATCACCGCCTGCGCGAGCGCCTGTCCGCCGAGTGGGCCAATGCCGCCAAGGAAAAGAAATTTGGTTTGGTGTTCGAAGATCACCTGCCTGAGTTGTTGCCACTGCACGGTGCCAAGCCACGCAAGGGCGATCTGGTGTGTCGCCGTCAGGGGGCGCTGAAAGATGTGTGGCAAATCAAGTCCATCCACTCGGGCATGGCCACCTGCGTCAAGCCCAGCAACGAGTCACACCCGAGCGAGTCTACCCGTGCAGCGGCAGAGCCAGTGCAGTTCCCGGTGGATGAACTGCTGGTGGTTCGGGAATTTGGCGAGCCGATCTTCCCCGCGCTGGTGCCGGTGGATGCCGTGGCCAACGGCCCGGCAGATGCCCCCTGGCACACGCTGATCGAGGCTGACAACTACCACGCGCTGCAGTTGCTGGATTACCTCTATGCCGGCAAGGTGGATTGCATCTACATCGACCCGCCCTACAACACCGGCGCGCGCGACTGGAAATACAACAACGACTACGTGGACGGCAATGATGGCTGGCGGCACAGCAAGTGGCTGGCTTTCATGGAAAAGCGGCTCAAGCTGGCGAAGCGGCTGCTCAAGCCGGATACCGGTGTACTGATCGTCACGATTGACGAGCACGAGGTGCATCATCTCGGGATGCTGCTGGAACGGGAATTTCCGGAGGCGTACCGGCAGTTGGTAACCATCGTTATTAACCCAAAAGGTGTAACTCAGGGGCGTTTCTCTAGGGTTGAGGAGTACGCACTTTTTTGTTTTAGAAACCAAGCATTCGTAAACAGCTTGGGTGATGACCTGCTCTCGCCAGCTAAACCTGGCACAAATACGACTCCGCGATGGAAGGGGCTTCTTCGGTCAGGTACAAATGCGCGCCGCCAGGATCGACACAAGATGTTCTTCCCCGTGCTTATTGATACTGAGCGGAATGCCATTGTTGGGGCCGGTGATTACCTTCCTTTGGATCAAACTCCAGACTTGGACGCAAAAGTTGACGGTTTTGCCGCTGCTTGGCCGATTCGCATGGATGGAAGTTTCGGGAACTGGGGCGTTGGTCCTGAATCGTTGCGTGGATTGATTAAGAAAGGCTACGTAAGCCTAGGCGGTTTTGACGAGAGCAGACGAACTTGGGGTATCTCGTACCTTAGTCGCAAACTTCAACTGCAAATTGAAAGTGGTGCGATTCGGGTCGTCGAGTTTGACAAACTACGCAATGTTGTAAGCGTTGAGTACGCTGAGGAGCGCGAGCGACAGATCAAAACCGTCTGGCATCGCAGTGCACACGATGCCGGGGCCTACGGCGCTGACATACTCAAATCGATCTTTGGCGAAGGACGAAAATTCTCGTTTCCCAAATCGCTCTACGCCACTCGCGATGCAGTAGCAGCCGTTGTGCGGGATCGTCCCAACGCCCTGATCGTCGATTTTTTTGCTGGTAGCGGCACCACGCTGAATGCCGTCAACCTGCTCAACGCCACCGATGGCGGGTCACGCCGCTGCATCCTGGTCACCAACAACGAAGTCTCGGCTGAGGAGGCTGCCGCGCTGACCGCCCGTGGCTTGCATCCCGGCGACGCAGGATGGGAAGCCCAAGGCATCTGCCGTTCGGTGACCTGGCCGCGCAGCAAGTACACCATCCTAGGCAAGCGGGACGATGGCTCTGTGTTGACCGGCGAATACCTGACCGGCAAAACGGTGGAGCGTGAGAAAGCGCGCGGCTTCACGCAGATCGGCTTTGTCGATCCGGCGCAGCTCGACACACTGCCCAAGAAGAAGCAGGTGGTGGCACTGATCGATGGCCTGCCGCAGACGCTGGTGAAAGATCCGTGCCCCTTCATCGTGTCTGAGGACCACAAGGCCACAGTGCTGTTTGACCCGGCAGCCGCAGAAGATTGGCTGGAGGCGCTGGACGGACAAGAGCACATCACCGACTTCTATATCGTCACGCCCGTCAAGCGTGTGTTCGACCAGTTGAAGGCGCAGGTGGTGGAGTTGCTCGGGTCGATACTGGTGCCGGAGGAAGAAAAGCGCCCGATGAGCGCGGGCTTTGCCTCTAACCTCGCGTACTTCAAGCTGGATTTTCTGGAGCGCGAACGCGTGTCGCTGCGCCGCGCCTTCCACGAAATCCTGCCGCTGCTGTGGCTGAAGGCGGGCGCCGTGGGGCCGCGGCCTGAATTGAAGCGCGGCGAGCCGGAACCTGTGCTGTTTGCGCCGGAATGCGGCAACTTCGTGGTGTTGCTGGATGAAACCCGCATGGGCCGTTTGCTGAAGTCGCTGGAAGGTCGCACCGGCTTGTCGCAGGTGTTCATCGTCACCGACGCGGATGAATCTTTCAAAACCATGGCGCAGGACGTGCGCGAGGTGGCGGGCAAGGCCAACCCTAGCTTGGCTGTAGTGCAGTTGTACCGCGATTACCTGCTCAATTTCATGATCAACAAGAACCAGGACCGCGCTGCCGGTCACACCGACACACAGGGAGTGCGGGCATGA
- a CDS encoding AAA family ATPase, giving the protein MATPLQTPTALGHPFFDFNQLDGFVLPRHDRDEIRTRLLEQIESVLAYLFPQGKRRGSQFCIGNLQGDPGDSLVVELQGPKRGVWIDFATGESGDVLALWAAARGYTLPSDFSDLLEDAGTWLMVPRIASAPATRAPVAYDDLGPHSGKWDYLAADGSLLACVYRYDTPRGKQYRPWDARARAMRMPEPRPLYNLPAIAQSEAVVLVEGEKCADALMQLGITATTAMGGAASALDKTDWTPLTGKTVAVWPDHDDAGARYADAVIKQLMHIGAVVRRVSVPPDKPAKWDAADAMVEGFDITALLRASQRVTGLSTAAAPALDLSRWHAADRFTGQPQQRRWLVEGVFPQAQAALIAAAGGVGKSFLLLALTREVAAFNGLCTNAPTLFGGALAGHGVAIYITAEDDAIEVHNRLHALGPIPIRLYVLPLPDAGGAVPLFAPDPASRGPAITNAWMELERQLKAMPGLCLVVLDPLQPLCALDLNVPENAQFVCSRLAALAASTGAAVIVSHHFAKREASTPEQAREAIRGTGGLVDGVRAVYALWHPREDQAKKLSEALGESFERGRVVMGGVVKANGRANLSVTTFLRSASGLLVDCSDRLRQARPEPDDLLPALTSAIARAARDGQPYTKTGGNGLYERRHELPKAFHAVGKHRLTGWVDALLAQGALVTAMADGSKLVKWLDVPDGPVALGQAVFITGHLTRSSAGRPIAE; this is encoded by the coding sequence ATGGCGACCCCCCTCCAAACCCCCACGGCTCTCGGCCACCCCTTCTTCGACTTCAACCAGCTGGATGGGTTCGTCCTGCCGCGCCACGACAGGGATGAAATCCGCACCCGCTTGCTGGAGCAGATTGAATCGGTGCTGGCTTATCTGTTTCCGCAAGGTAAGCGGCGCGGCAGCCAGTTCTGCATTGGCAACCTGCAAGGCGATCCGGGGGACAGTCTGGTGGTCGAACTCCAGGGCCCCAAGCGTGGCGTATGGATCGACTTCGCCACCGGCGAATCGGGCGATGTGCTGGCTCTGTGGGCCGCTGCCCGGGGTTACACGCTGCCGAGCGATTTCAGCGACCTGCTGGAAGACGCAGGCACGTGGCTGATGGTGCCGCGCATTGCATCTGCGCCCGCAACGCGCGCCCCCGTGGCCTACGATGACCTTGGTCCGCACAGCGGCAAGTGGGATTACTTGGCAGCGGATGGCAGCCTGCTGGCCTGCGTGTATCGCTACGACACCCCAAGGGGCAAGCAGTACCGCCCCTGGGATGCACGGGCGCGGGCAATGCGCATGCCAGAACCGCGACCGCTCTACAACCTGCCCGCCATCGCGCAGTCCGAGGCCGTGGTTCTGGTTGAAGGTGAGAAATGTGCCGATGCGTTGATGCAGCTTGGCATCACCGCCACCACCGCAATGGGCGGTGCCGCCTCGGCTCTAGACAAGACCGACTGGACGCCACTGACCGGCAAGACGGTCGCCGTGTGGCCCGATCACGACGACGCTGGCGCGCGCTATGCCGATGCGGTCATCAAGCAGCTGATGCACATCGGAGCCGTGGTGCGCCGTGTCAGCGTGCCACCGGACAAGCCCGCGAAATGGGATGCCGCCGATGCCATGGTCGAAGGTTTCGACATCACGGCGCTGCTGCGCGCCTCCCAGCGGGTCACCGGCCTCTCAACCGCAGCCGCCCCGGCGCTGGACCTCTCCCGCTGGCACGCGGCCGACCGCTTTACCGGGCAGCCCCAGCAACGCCGTTGGCTGGTCGAAGGCGTCTTCCCGCAGGCGCAAGCCGCATTGATTGCCGCTGCCGGCGGTGTAGGCAAGTCGTTCCTGTTGCTGGCGCTCACGCGTGAAGTCGCGGCCTTCAATGGCCTGTGCACCAATGCCCCCACGCTGTTTGGCGGCGCGCTGGCTGGCCATGGCGTGGCGATCTACATCACCGCCGAGGACGATGCCATCGAGGTTCACAACCGGCTCCACGCGCTAGGCCCCATTCCCATCCGGCTGTACGTGTTGCCACTGCCCGATGCCGGAGGTGCGGTGCCGCTGTTTGCGCCCGATCCCGCCAGCCGAGGCCCCGCGATCACGAACGCATGGATGGAACTGGAACGCCAGCTCAAGGCCATGCCCGGCCTGTGTCTGGTGGTGCTCGACCCGCTGCAGCCGCTGTGTGCGCTGGACCTGAACGTGCCCGAGAACGCCCAGTTCGTCTGCTCCCGTTTGGCGGCTCTGGCAGCCAGCACGGGCGCAGCCGTCATCGTCTCGCACCACTTTGCCAAACGCGAGGCATCCACCCCCGAGCAGGCCCGCGAGGCGATCCGGGGTACTGGCGGCTTGGTCGATGGCGTGCGCGCGGTCTATGCCCTTTGGCACCCCAGAGAGGATCAGGCCAAGAAGCTCTCTGAAGCGTTGGGCGAGTCCTTTGAGCGTGGGCGCGTGGTGATGGGCGGCGTGGTCAAGGCCAATGGCCGCGCCAACTTGAGCGTGACCACCTTCTTGCGCAGCGCCAGCGGCTTGCTGGTCGATTGCAGCGACCGTCTGCGCCAGGCCCGGCCGGAGCCCGATGACCTGCTGCCCGCGCTGACATCCGCCATCGCCCGCGCGGCTCGGGATGGCCAGCCCTACACCAAGACCGGTGGCAATGGGCTGTACGAGCGCCGCCACGAACTGCCCAAGGCCTTTCACGCCGTCGGCAAGCATCGGCTCACCGGCTGGGTGGATGCCTTGCTGGCGCAAGGCGCACTGGTCACGGCCATGGCCGATGGTTCAAAGCTGGTCAAGTGGCTCGATGTGCCCGATGGCCCGGTCGCTCTCGGTCAAGCGGTGTTCATCACCGGCCACCTGACCCGCTCCAGTGCAGGCCGGCCGATCGCTGAGTGA
- a CDS encoding type II toxin-antitoxin system RelE/ParE family toxin — MSYQIKELLLADGDCPFAQWFGALDAVAAAKVRIAVSRMEQGNLSNVEWFRGIGEYKIDWGPGLRIYLAKDGQKIIILIGGGTKKRQQQDIDQAVGLWEDYKRRKSLTRQGK; from the coding sequence ATGAGCTACCAGATCAAAGAGCTGCTCTTGGCCGATGGCGACTGCCCCTTTGCGCAATGGTTCGGGGCGCTAGATGCGGTTGCCGCTGCCAAGGTGCGCATCGCTGTGAGCCGCATGGAGCAGGGCAACCTGTCCAACGTCGAGTGGTTTCGCGGCATTGGAGAGTACAAGATCGACTGGGGGCCGGGCTTGCGCATCTATCTGGCCAAAGATGGTCAGAAGATCATCATCCTGATCGGTGGTGGCACCAAGAAGCGTCAACAGCAGGACATTGACCAAGCGGTGGGGCTGTGGGAAGACTACAAGCGCCGCAAGTCTTTAACCAGACAAGGAAAGTGA
- a CDS encoding DUF3489 domain-containing protein: MDTLPKLSPAQSLLLRTAARHPDGRVIPPETLRGGALAKVLTALLQRGLIELAGDGHVLTDAGYAAIGQQRPVPPDDFQMMDTTGDLQRLEGIPVRPGTKLAALVLALRRPQGANHLQLLLTTGWQPHTVRGAISGMLRKKLGLNVVLAHNDSGERVYRVV, encoded by the coding sequence ATGGACACCCTGCCCAAACTCTCCCCGGCTCAAAGCCTGCTGCTGCGCACAGCCGCCCGCCATCCCGATGGGCGAGTGATCCCGCCTGAAACCCTGCGCGGCGGCGCACTGGCCAAGGTGTTGACCGCACTGCTGCAGCGTGGCTTGATCGAGCTAGCAGGCGACGGCCACGTGCTGACCGACGCAGGCTATGCAGCCATCGGCCAGCAGCGACCCGTGCCGCCGGATGACTTCCAGATGATGGACACCACCGGCGACCTCCAACGTCTGGAGGGCATCCCGGTGCGCCCCGGCACCAAACTCGCCGCGCTGGTGTTGGCGCTGCGCCGTCCGCAGGGTGCAAACCACTTGCAACTGCTGCTGACCACCGGCTGGCAGCCGCACACGGTGCGCGGCGCCATCTCCGGGATGCTGCGCAAGAAGCTCGGCCTGAACGTGGTGCTGGCGCACAACGACAGCGGCGAGCGCGTGTATCGCGTGGTGTGA